Part of the Flagellimonas eckloniae genome, TTGATTGTTTTATTAATAAGGAGTAGTAAAAACGTAAGTACCTGGTTGGGCTTTTAACTCGATTGATTTTGCATTTTCATTAAGTAAAGAAAGATTTGAATTTGCTGATACTTGTTTTCCATCTACTATAATCTGTCCATAGTTTTGTGTTGGGATATGAATTTTAGCTGTTGTATTCGGTGGTACCGTAGCTTTTAATTCAAAGATACCATTATCAATTTTCCACGATGAAATAATTTTACCGTAGGGTGAGTTGTAACTGGCCTCCCCTGAGGTGAGTCCACCCCCTGGAATTGGTGCAATGCGTATTTCCTTATATCCAGGTTTTAAAGGCTTGATGCCTGCAATGCGCTCATACATCCATTCCCCAACAGCACCATAAGCATAATGGTTTAAACTGTTCATCGATTCTGGATTGTATCCTTCTTCCTTACTATAGCTGTTCCAACGCTCCCACATTGTTGTTGCACCTTGATTTATAGAATAGAACCAGGAAGGATAGGTTTCTTTAAACAGTATTTCGTACATAAGGTCTATTTCACCCATTTCATCCAGTACCTTTGGTAGTAATGGAGTGCCTAAAAAACCGGTACGTAGGTGATTGTTTGCTTCTTTTATTTCATCTATTAAATGTTTCTTTGCTTTTTGCTCTTTTTCATTTGACAGCAACCCAAAGTTTAATGCTAGTAAATATGCCGCTTGGGTTCCTTGTTCATTTTTAACGCTGCCGTTTTCATCGAAAAATCCATTCTCGAAAGCATCTGCAACTGTTCTATAGAGGTTTTGATATTTTTCTTTGTCTTCAGGATGATTTAAAATCGCAGCAGCTTTTGAGGTGAGATGCGAAGCATGGGCAAAAAAGGCAGTTCCAATAAGATTTTTGGAAGTATCACCTCTTTTTTTGCTTTCCTTGGCTTGATAAGGTTGTAACCAATCACCAAAAGAATTCATGTTGGATATATAGTCTTCAGCTTCATTATGATGGTGGGCGACCCAATCCTTCATCATCTGGTAATTCTCTAGAAGTACAGATTTGTCTCCAGTACGCATATAAATGTCCCAAGGAATAATTACAGCAGCATCTCCCCAACCGGAACTTACCGCATCATTTTTTAGAACATCGGGGGCAACAAACGGAATCCCTCCATTTTCGAATTGGGACTCCCTTAAGGTCTGTAACCAACTCTTCCAAAAAGAATGTACATCGGCATTAAATATTGAAGTTGGTGCAAAGACTTGTGCATCACCTGTCCAGCCAAGACGTTCATCCCGTTGCGGACAGTCTGTGGGAATATCGAAAAAATTACCCCGTAACCCCCAAACAATATTGCTTTGTAGTTGATTTAGTTTTTCATGTGATGAAGTAAATGTTCCATTCGATTCAAAATCTGAATATTGTACAATCCCTGTGACCCAATCTTCTTGAGGTACTTGTGATTTGTCAAATCCACTAAGTTCTACATATCGAAACCCATGAAAGGTAAACTTAGGCATCCATTCGATGGTTCCATCCATGGCTGCAACGTAATAATCGGTTGAATGTGCAGAACGATAATTGTCCGTGTAAAAACTTCCGTCAGGAGCCAACATTTCAGAAAAGCGAATTTTTAACGTATCACCTTTTATCATCGGAATTCTTACTTTGGGAACACCTACCATATTCTGTTTTAGGTCAAATATGATACTACCATCAGCTGATTTAATGATTTCCTTAACAGAAAGTTCGGTTTTTTCTTTAACCGAATAGTGCCTTTTTGGTTGAATTTTTATGTTATCCTCTATGTTGGAAATCTCGACGGCTTTCCAATTCTTGGCATCAAAGGTATTAGTGCTCCAATCTGAAATCTCAAAATTTGCATCATAGATTTCTCCATCATAAATTTCAGCAAAACGAATTGGGCCATATGTGGTACCGACCCAGCTGTCATCGGAAACAATAATTTCTTTTGAACCGTCTTTCAAGGTTATTTCCAATTGGCATAAAATTTTTGGAGATCCAGATTGCCCCCATATGAGTTTGTTCCAGAGCATACGGCCAAAGTGCCATCCAGAAGCTACTTGAAACCCGAGCGTATTTTCTCCAGATGTAATTAAATCAGTAACGTCATACGTCAATGATTCAATACGCTTATCATACGGAGTCCATCCCGGCGACATGACAGCATCACTTATCTTTTGACCATTGATTTGCGCACTGAAGACTCCTTTACAAGTAGCATAGAGTCTTGCGGATACAATATTTGAGGGTATTTTAAAACTCTTTCTGAGGTGTTGAGGCGTATGGATGATTGTTTTTTTGACGCCTATTATGCTATCATTCCTTGTGGGTAATCCAACCCATTTTCCTTTCCAATCATTAGTATTTAAGAGCCCCAATTCCAAATTAGCTATTTCACTCCATTTCGATGGTTTATCGTTGGAATCCCAATACCTGACTTGCCAATATACTTTTTGCCTAGAAGTTAATTTTGAACCTTTATATGTAATAAATAAGGATTGGTCTGATTCGACCTTTCCACTTTGCCATAAATCAGCATTGTGAGGTAAGAGTTCTGGACTGGTGGCTGCTGCTATACTGTAGGCACTTTGAAATTGAGTTGTTTGTGGGAGTTTCCAAGAAAATGAAGGTTCGTTACTATAGAATCCAATAGGGTTTTCGAAACCTTCATTTACCGTTAGTGCAAATGCAGGTAAAATTTCGTTTTTTTTACCACAGTTCGTAAAACAAAAAGATAGACTTAATGCAATAGCACAGTATGCAAATGTTATTCTTTTTATCATACTTTGAGTGTCCTTAACTTAGAAACAAGTATAATGGAGTTTTTAATAATTAGCATCCTGTACTATGCTGTTACTCCATTATAGTGAATCGACATTGTAAAGGACAATTTTTTCCCATTGAATTTAATTAATTGTACCGTTCTCTTAACTATTGGATTTAATCTATAAAAAAGAAATTCCATTGTAGTATTTAGATTAAGTTCGGAAAGAACTAGCAGCTTGGCCAGTGGAAAAAGATTATGAGCATTTATTATTTACGTAGTCCATAAAACAAAAAAGCGAACTTTTAATTTGCCCGATTTTTTGTTTCGTTTAAAAATTTTGATTTCAGTGGAGCCGGAGGGACTAGAACCTGCTTGATTAATCCCTATAAATAAAGGCTTCTGAAGCTTTTGGAAATTTACGCTCACCGAACCGGTCTCTTTTTCAAGGATTCGACTAAAAATTACTGAAAAACCACAGTTTTTTTAAGGTTTTTATGTAATTGGTTTATAGTGTTTTATCGTAAATTAGATAATTCCCCCTGCACTTTAAGATAACAACCAATTGTTGAAGATATGAAGCAAAAATCGCTCAGATATTTTGTTTCATGAATTAGTATTTAATTGATGGACTTAGTTTTTGATAATACAAGTAATGATCCACAAACCCATGTTTTTATTATAGGGGTTGGTGGTTATCCTTTTCTAAAGGATGGAGAACAAGAAAAACAACAACTGTTAAACCAAGTTGGTCTGTTAAGACAATTGACGTCCCCTCCGAGATCCGCAATTGCATTTAAAGACGCCATGCTGGAAATCCACCAAAGCAGCAAAATGCGTTTTGCCAAACCCTTGGGTAGCATAGAATTGTTAATATCACCTTCAAAGAGCGACCCTCAACCCGGTAAACCCGGTGAAATATTCGAACCTGCCACTAGGGAAGGTATAGAAGAAGCCTATGATAAGTGGAAACAGCGTTGCAATGCCCATGAAGACAATGTAGCAATATTCTTTTTTAGTGGACATGGGGTAGAAAAAGCGGATCACTATTTGTTAGCAGAGGATTTTGGTAAAAGCCCAAACAATCCATGGATGCAGAGTTTTAACTTTGACAAAACACGAAGAGCGTTTCATGCGGTCAAAGCAAAAACTCAGTGTTTTTTCATAGACTCTTGCAGACAAATCACTGGGGATATGCTGCAGAAAGATTTGCCGGATGTCCCGTTGGATGTCCCAACCTTTCTTGAACCCGATTGCACACATAATTTGACAATTAAAGCAGCCGCTCATAATGAAACCGCTCATGGACCCAAGAGAAAACCCTCATATTTTACCCAAGTATTGTTAAAAGCATTTGAAGGATATGGTGCTTCAAAGGAAAACGGCATATGGTCTGTAACTACAGGAAATATTGCTACGAGAACAGATACCATTTTGGGAATAATAAGACCTGATAAAGTTCAGAAACAACGTTTTCCCACCAATTTTCTTGATTCCACAGAAATCTTGATTCATCAAGATGCTCCATTGGCTCATCTCTCGGTGGAATGTAACCCTAAAAACGCTTGCAAGCATGCCCAATTTCAATGTAAGGACATAAACTCAGGTGATGTTATAAGTCGAGATCCAAATACAAAGTTGGTGTGGGATTTGGAAATCCCTTCCGGGCTCTACAAAATCAGCGCAGCGTTTCCAAACGCTGAATTTAACAATACAAATGAAAACATTTCTGTGGTTCCGCCGAGTTCCAAAGAAATATTAAAATGTCAATAGATGGCGTCAATAGCGATAAATACCATTGCACATAGTAGTGAGTCCCTTGAGATTCCAAAGGAAATACAGATACTCGATTCTAAATTCAATAAAGTTAAGTCGTTTTGGATACAAGGTGGAGATGCGCAAAATGTGGATTTGGACAACGGAATGTATGCTGTGGTCATGACCCTCCCATCTGGTCAAAAATTGGAGGAGGTAATCGAAATAAAATCAGGTTTAAATAAAACTATAAACTTTAATCTTGCGAATTTAAGCAATCATGAAACTCATGAATGGGCTCATCTTTCCAATCAGATAGCCGATACCTCGAAAAGTTTGACCGATTCAAAATATCTGGGATCTTGGATTCGACTTTGGTGTTTTCAGGATAACATTTGGAGGTTAAAGCACATGAACATTTCAGAATTCAGTTCATGGGACGAGGATGGAGTAAGTTATAAACTGGAGGAAGTGGAGCAACAACTACAATTTCTACAGGTTGGAGGTCCAAGAATACCTTGGCGATTTGTTGCACTGCCACCAAGTAACAATGTCATGTGCCTAATCAAACCCAATAATGGTCCCACAAAGGTGGAACATCCCTTTGAAATTACGGTTACTTCGGATAATTGGCAAGCAGAGGCCATTTTAACGTTATTGAGAAATAATGCTACTGCAAAGGCTAAAGAAGTATTTGATACAAATAATTTTGCAGAAAGATTGCTTTATAATAAAGTTTCCAATCCAACCGCTGCCGCAATCGGCGGATATTATTTATTAAAGTTTGAAAAATTTGACCAACTCCATAATTGGGCCAGAAATCTTGCAAATTGGTCAGATTGGTTGCCAGATGGCTCCATCATTTGGGCATGGCAGCTCATTAAACAGGGTAGAAGAACAGGAGGTTTTGACGTCAATGAGGTTCGTAAACGGTTTTTAGAAGCATCACAAAGAGGTCTGCCGATATATACGGAGGGTCTTAGGTTGTTGTGGGAAGGATTAAAAATGCTTTGCTATACAAATAGAGATGATGAAGAGTTAAAATCTGCCTTGGACAGGATTGGAAAGTATGCCGAGGCGGCGGATTGGAGTGCTACTGTAACCACCTTTAATGGAGCTGACTTTTCATCTCCAAGTAAAAAATCCGGACGAGGTACCCCAAGAGACACATCAAACCTTGTTTATATCTATGATGTACCCTCAAAAGTTT contains:
- a CDS encoding family 78 glycoside hydrolase catalytic domain — translated: MIKRITFAYCAIALSLSFCFTNCGKKNEILPAFALTVNEGFENPIGFYSNEPSFSWKLPQTTQFQSAYSIAAATSPELLPHNADLWQSGKVESDQSLFITYKGSKLTSRQKVYWQVRYWDSNDKPSKWSEIANLELGLLNTNDWKGKWVGLPTRNDSIIGVKKTIIHTPQHLRKSFKIPSNIVSARLYATCKGVFSAQINGQKISDAVMSPGWTPYDKRIESLTYDVTDLITSGENTLGFQVASGWHFGRMLWNKLIWGQSGSPKILCQLEITLKDGSKEIIVSDDSWVGTTYGPIRFAEIYDGEIYDANFEISDWSTNTFDAKNWKAVEISNIEDNIKIQPKRHYSVKEKTELSVKEIIKSADGSIIFDLKQNMVGVPKVRIPMIKGDTLKIRFSEMLAPDGSFYTDNYRSAHSTDYYVAAMDGTIEWMPKFTFHGFRYVELSGFDKSQVPQEDWVTGIVQYSDFESNGTFTSSHEKLNQLQSNIVWGLRGNFFDIPTDCPQRDERLGWTGDAQVFAPTSIFNADVHSFWKSWLQTLRESQFENGGIPFVAPDVLKNDAVSSGWGDAAVIIPWDIYMRTGDKSVLLENYQMMKDWVAHHHNEAEDYISNMNSFGDWLQPYQAKESKKRGDTSKNLIGTAFFAHASHLTSKAAAILNHPEDKEKYQNLYRTVADAFENGFFDENGSVKNEQGTQAAYLLALNFGLLSNEKEQKAKKHLIDEIKEANNHLRTGFLGTPLLPKVLDEMGEIDLMYEILFKETYPSWFYSINQGATTMWERWNSYSKEEGYNPESMNSLNHYAYGAVGEWMYERIAGIKPLKPGYKEIRIAPIPGGGLTSGEASYNSPYGKIISSWKIDNGIFELKATVPPNTTAKIHIPTQNYGQIIVDGKQVSANSNLSLLNENAKSIELKAQPGTYVFTTPY
- a CDS encoding caspase family protein, with the protein product MDLVFDNTSNDPQTHVFIIGVGGYPFLKDGEQEKQQLLNQVGLLRQLTSPPRSAIAFKDAMLEIHQSSKMRFAKPLGSIELLISPSKSDPQPGKPGEIFEPATREGIEEAYDKWKQRCNAHEDNVAIFFFSGHGVEKADHYLLAEDFGKSPNNPWMQSFNFDKTRRAFHAVKAKTQCFFIDSCRQITGDMLQKDLPDVPLDVPTFLEPDCTHNLTIKAAAHNETAHGPKRKPSYFTQVLLKAFEGYGASKENGIWSVTTGNIATRTDTILGIIRPDKVQKQRFPTNFLDSTEILIHQDAPLAHLSVECNPKNACKHAQFQCKDINSGDVISRDPNTKLVWDLEIPSGLYKISAAFPNAEFNNTNENISVVPPSSKEILKCQ